Proteins encoded together in one uncultured Flavobacterium sp. window:
- a CDS encoding cellulase family glycosylhydrolase codes for MKNRFLKTLGLALVFSTITSQAQERITVKGTQFYKGNKPYAYIGTNYWYGSLLASKKVGDRKRLLRELDLMQKYGIDNLRILVGGDGGKYDFTVRPALQYEQGKYDADLLDGLDFLINEMSKRKMYAVLYLTNNWEWSGGMSQYLEWNGKGPIPVPNIAPNTWPQFMSYTAQFHSCEPCMKGLEDHVKFIIGRTNAYSHKKYTEDNTIMAWQVGNEPRTFTPENEAKFTLWLNNIVNLIDSLDKNHLISTGSEGKNSSNDSMEIFQRTHENPNIDYLTMHIWPKNWGWFKADDAENTLPTTLENAGKYIDDHIKVANNLKRPIIIEEFGLGRENESLLVTSSVTNRDVFYNYIFNRVTESHKNNGPLQAANFWGFGGEGKAVNATGKWNPGDPLTTDPPQEPQGLNSVFSSDKSTLDIVKKYNLKLK; via the coding sequence ATGAAAAATAGATTTCTAAAAACTCTCGGATTAGCTTTGGTTTTTTCTACGATTACAAGTCAGGCACAGGAACGAATTACAGTAAAGGGAACTCAATTTTATAAAGGCAATAAACCGTACGCGTACATTGGAACCAATTATTGGTACGGAAGTTTATTGGCTTCGAAAAAAGTTGGTGATCGAAAAAGATTACTTCGTGAACTGGATTTGATGCAGAAATATGGAATCGATAACTTGAGAATTTTAGTTGGCGGCGACGGCGGAAAATATGACTTTACGGTTCGTCCGGCGTTGCAATATGAGCAAGGAAAATATGATGCTGATTTATTGGACGGATTGGATTTTCTGATCAACGAAATGAGTAAACGTAAAATGTACGCGGTTCTATATCTGACAAATAACTGGGAATGGTCAGGCGGAATGTCACAATATCTGGAATGGAATGGCAAAGGTCCGATTCCGGTTCCGAATATCGCTCCGAATACCTGGCCGCAATTTATGTCGTATACAGCACAATTTCATAGTTGTGAGCCTTGCATGAAAGGTTTAGAAGATCATGTGAAGTTTATTATTGGAAGAACTAATGCTTACTCGCATAAAAAATATACTGAAGATAACACCATTATGGCGTGGCAGGTTGGGAATGAACCCCGAACTTTTACACCAGAAAATGAGGCGAAATTTACGCTTTGGCTAAATAATATTGTGAATTTAATTGATAGTTTAGATAAAAACCATTTGATTTCTACGGGTTCAGAAGGGAAAAATAGTTCGAATGATAGTATGGAAATTTTTCAGAGAACACATGAAAATCCAAATATTGATTATTTGACAATGCACATCTGGCCGAAAAATTGGGGTTGGTTTAAAGCTGATGACGCAGAAAACACTTTGCCAACAACTCTGGAAAATGCTGGAAAATATATTGACGATCACATTAAGGTTGCAAATAATTTAAAACGTCCTATTATTATCGAAGAATTTGGTTTAGGAAGGGAAAATGAAAGTTTATTGGTAACCTCATCAGTAACTAATAGAGACGTTTTTTATAATTATATTTTTAACAGAGTAACTGAAAGTCACAAAAACAATGGTCCTTTGCAAGCAGCAAATTTCTGGGGATTTGGTGGCGAAGGAAAAGCGGTAAATGCAACTGGAAAATGGAATCCCGGAGATCCTTTAACTACAGATCCACCACAGGAACCTCAGGGATTAAACTCTGTCTTTTCTTCGGATAAATCGACTTTGGATATTGTAAAAAAATACAATCTAAAATTGAAATAA
- a CDS encoding aldo/keto reductase: protein MKYNRCGKSGLLLPEISLGLWHNFGSVDNFENAESIAVEAFDKGITHFDLANNYGPVPGSAETNFGKILWHNFQGNLRDEIIISTKAGYTMWDGPYGDWGSRKYLLSSLDQSLKRMKVDYVDIFYSHRPDPETPIEETMMALDYAVRSGKALYVGISNYSAEQTRVAVDVLKQLGTPCLIHQAKYSMLERWVENGLLDVLEEKGVGCIAFSPLAQGLLTDKYLNGIPENSRAHNPNGHLKEDEVTAERIQKLVQLNEIAQNRNQSLAQMALAWLQKDKRITSVLIGASSVKQLCNNIDCLQSLEFSSDELTAIESILS, encoded by the coding sequence ATGAAATATAACAGATGTGGAAAAAGTGGGTTATTATTACCTGAAATTTCTTTAGGATTATGGCATAATTTCGGATCGGTAGATAATTTTGAAAATGCAGAAAGCATCGCTGTAGAGGCTTTTGATAAAGGAATTACCCATTTTGATCTGGCGAATAACTACGGGCCGGTTCCGGGTTCTGCAGAAACTAATTTTGGTAAAATTCTGTGGCATAATTTTCAGGGGAATTTGCGTGACGAAATCATTATTTCGACCAAAGCAGGTTACACCATGTGGGACGGACCTTATGGCGATTGGGGTTCCCGTAAATATTTATTATCGAGTTTAGACCAGAGTTTAAAGAGAATGAAAGTTGATTATGTAGATATATTTTATTCGCATCGTCCTGATCCTGAAACACCAATTGAAGAAACGATGATGGCTTTGGATTACGCCGTAAGATCTGGAAAAGCTTTGTATGTTGGAATCAGTAATTATTCGGCAGAGCAAACACGTGTTGCTGTAGATGTTTTAAAACAATTGGGAACGCCGTGTTTGATTCACCAAGCCAAATATTCAATGTTAGAACGTTGGGTCGAAAATGGTTTATTGGATGTTCTGGAAGAAAAAGGAGTAGGATGTATTGCTTTTTCGCCTTTGGCACAAGGACTTTTAACCGATAAATACTTAAATGGAATTCCAGAAAACTCAAGAGCACATAACCCAAACGGACATTTAAAAGAAGATGAGGTTACAGCTGAAAGAATTCAGAAATTAGTTCAGTTAAATGAAATTGCACAAAACCGTAATCAATCTTTGGCACAAATGGCATTAGCCTGGTTGCAAAAAGACAAACGAATTACATCTGTCTTAATTGGCGCGAGTTCTGTAAAACAATTGTGCAATAATATTGATTGTCTGCAAAGTCTGGAATTTTCATCAGATGAATTAACTGCAATCGAAAGTATTTTATCATAA